One part of the Osmerus mordax isolate fOsmMor3 chromosome 18, fOsmMor3.pri, whole genome shotgun sequence genome encodes these proteins:
- the cica gene encoding protein capicua homolog isoform X1 produces MKPIKSQGRRSPPSTRAKGGKRRGVGGDSLDGGEKRDSDENRDHAPSPRGHTSPDSSQEEPILSQSMGHAHREECGNVSEEHPRTLGTHNDSSSGGSSTASANNSPNPASSRKTATFKARVPKKKYTSEHCAIAVGNPSTPPLQQNSTGSTVGGVHGSMVGRQSSSSSSSSSSSGSASMTGESGVQCRDSRGAGEEYPILSRVPQGIASDLPALERGRGADREREAPPPSPVVRCSSTDTASEHSADLEVSDPRPHPADIRPQHTPPGPAPGAHTLMHAPRSLPEALAETLAKGLKNQRVLARQACAKAGETGDEVERRRGEGEAAMDFVFRAGVVRRVSGEHGSLEVQLNGEKGLCRYPFCEGPREEPVDIVLDAPPPGSQPVAIGTGVCVPFGSGAAEDLGEPQRQWYREGVITQVDSHPAVAYPYRVLLCEDRRAPSGGEDGVSRAAAGTTQAVWVSRQSLRLLVPPWDLDLPGGGETGPEGDGERGMEREDREEMDVEQELCRLSRGMAPGMGSVLGRGGLSYPATAPPSSSSSTVSSPVTPASVLSLGPARDWDRDLERERDIQRKQERERERERPKHHPFLPLTPEEDMEVSHFSMVPIGATIPSAKVMGVSQHRPILSKPPPGYLSPHLSVVRGIGTPLGPHLALNPHPPPSPVLLGLDSATVGMGVISTPQLPPLPPISSSSSSSSSRPSQEKTPSASGGGAGSGSSSRSRTPLTAAQQKYKKGDVVCTPTGIRKKFNGKQWRRLCSREGCSKESQRRGYCSRHLSMRTKEMEASGGGVRDRGGASSTGTLTPSDLRLGGGRTSSEFDWDETSRDSSEASSRGGDSRPRLVLPSLLPQDLSRFDFDECEAATMLVSLGSSRSGTPFSPISNQSPFSPTPSPSPSPLFGFRPATFSPIAAPPSLTPRRHRHLSGTKMGTPGSDRERHLSGIVPTFQTNLTFTVPMSPSKRKLDAPPPPLPVSQDYAKPDQLGALVGSEAFHVLSPQSQPTTPSSLSFPRPRSATSRPPSSAASTPPPMLVSPTPPSPLPQEPSPRRLVPLRDSPVIVRNPDVPLAKFSDGPLARRERRSRELSQPPHLSSGLQAPVPINGAATNGAVLLRNPTSTLVLVTSSQSLTPATSHSSPASSGSMAGSALSGTGGRERDRKSGGHQDGIGGVLPQPVACHPSPTALLPLILPAESPHPAPRKDIIMGRPGTVWTNVEPRSVPVFPWHSLVPFLEPSQSAASAHPADSQELVNQSKEPRCAVALVGDGQAAPPDTERGSPSCPPPASDSQPAERGIADSETESDADDPFFPSVSEPPSSTGPMKRRTQSLSALPKDGDRKREKDHIRRPMNAFMIFSKRHRALVHQRHPNQDNRTVSKILGEWWYALGPNEKQKYHDLAFQVKEAHFRAHPDWKWCNKDRRKSLSEGRGTPGAKEARERSMSESTEPPPVSQASEGKAVASGWAGGGAERRVGGLYGGQVPRPRAFSQSAVHNLERQEPETGLEKLCQEGTGSFHSRLPPLSLLQRRTSEDVTSDEERMVICEEEGDDDVMEDSIDLKCKERVTDSEEDEPDGQGGSQTGVHSSLPFSASTQESAAGGSTDSSEKKRKKGMEGGEEGRGGSKRGVEPAGGGGKVGGGQTDSSSGSVLNTLPPPPLGHGINQVLGAVSMAPTIVTNVVRPITSTPIPIVSKPMEGPVALSALPQEKATLLIGGAGGGTITAGGGYLSSSSPNSVSVGGVGPGGLVTSLVLGGSFPAQPAIQLITPPHPLSCTAPSLSHSTLPLPLLQPQFLPASSLTPPGAKQPVTQLQYILPTLSASSNPKSPSPQLPQQPTSILALPFSPPTHVSLANGVHSGAVAAVGGVSPAARVQAQSPVLQSKMLVPMATVRTGSTPPQPISLVAPPLPVQNGIQTGNKIIQIAPMPVVQTNVHPTGAVHTGNPFPVSMATALMAPGSAPPQTVLLSSPATRITYVQSPPGVVSTATVQAPPPEPAYLPSPLATLGFTAIAPAGHTLVQPIVAGQPPMLAPAPPRSANGSCPSQPPGSASMGPGANHQFLTAIYPSPNVTLATGVVSMATAPVVATAAALAGVPGALAQPASVCLQGLMPHTLLGEAEPGQDDTGERQRGKEREIKRENLADCTTDVEATAGVKEERGAPRRIKEENTSEDYDSPREKQQTRGDWEREGGWEREVKKESEEGSWEAGRPRERDERSTPDGDSRGGNSKETGPRDSLPRSPLPPPSGLDTPLPPPPCDRDPAPSAKRIKFRPPPLKRTPDSVDKVLSGSYFEERFAELPEFKPEEVLPSPTLQSLATSPRVILGSYRRKRKNSTDLDSSAEDPGSPRRKTRRLSSCSSEPSTPKSATTKCEGEIFTFDRAGAETEDVLGELDRVPFSSLRRTLDQRRALVMQLFHEHGFFPSAQATAAFQARYSDTFPTKVCLQLKIREVRQKIMQTATPGTADLGGPTGVAATGNDPASAGALGSANPQAREDIGAEPGERRRSPEEPRSEA; encoded by the exons ATGAAGCCCATCAAGAGTCAAGGCAGGCGCTCCCCGCCCTCCACCAGGGccaagggggggaagaggagaggggtggggggcgacAGCCTGGACGGGGGCGAGAAGAGAGACTCGGACGAAAACAGAGACCATGCACCCTCCCCCAGGGGCCACACCTCCCCAGATTCCTCTCAGGAGGAGCCTATTTTGTCGCAGTCCATGGGCCATGCCCACCGAGAGGAGTGTGGGAATGTGTCCGAGGAGCATCCAAGGACCCTGGGAACACACAACGACAGCAGCAGTGGCGGTAGCAGCACGGCTAGCGCCAACAACAGCCCTAACCCCGCCTCCAGCCGCAAGACCGCCACCTTCAAGGCCCGCGTTCCCAAGAAGAAGTACACGTCGGAGCACTGTGCCATCGCCGTCGGCAACCCCAGCACGCCACCCCTGCAGCAGAACAGCACCGGCAGCACTGTGGGTGGAGTCCACGGCAGTATGGTGGGCCGACAGTCTTCATCATCCTCgtcgtcatcctcctcctcaggttCGGCTTCgatgacaggagagagtggggtacagtgcagagacagcaggggggcaggagaggaataCCCCATCCTCAGCAGAGTCCCTCAGGGCATTGCCTCTGACCTCCCAgccctggagagggggagaggggcagacagggagcgagaggcgcccccccccagccctgtggtGCGATGCTCCTCCACGGACACGGCCAGCGAGCACTCTGCCGACCTGGAGGTCAGTGACCCGCGGCCCCACCCCGCCGACATacgcccccaacacacacccccagGGCCCGCCCCCGGggctcacacactcatgcatgccCCCCGGAGCCTGCCAGAGGCCCTGGCCGAGACCCTGGCCAAGGGGCTGAAGAACCAACGCGTCTTGGCTCGGCAGGCGTGCGCGAAGGCAGGGGAGACGGGCGATGAGGTGGAgcggcggaggggggagggcgaggcCGCCATGGACTTCGTGTTCCGAGCGGGCGTCGTGCGGAGGGTGAGCGGCGAGCATGGCAGCCTGGAGGTTCAGCTGAATGGCGAGAAGGGCCTGTGCCGCTACCCGTTCTGCGAGGGCCCGCGAGAGGAGCCTGTAGACATCGTCCTGGATGCCCCGCCCCCAGGCTCCCAGCCCGTAGCCATCGGCACTGGCGTGTGCGTTCCATTCGGAAGCGGGGCCGCTGAGGACCTCGGCGAGCCGCAGAGGCAGTGGTACCGGGAGGGTGTGATCACCCAGGTGGACAGCCACCCCGCCGTGGCATACCCCTACCGCGTGCTGCTGTGCGAGGACAGGAGAGCGCCCTCCGGTGGCGAGGACGGGGTCAGTAGGGCCGCCGCGGGCACCACGCAGGCCGTGTGGGTCTCCCGACAGAGCCTGCGTCTGCTGGTGCCCCCCTGGGACCTGGACCTGCCCGGGGGCGGGGAAACAGGGCCGGAGggcgacggagagagggggatggagagggaggacagggaggagatggacgTGGAGCAGGAGCTGTGTCGTCTGAGTCGAGGGATGGCGCCGGGCATGGGGTCTGTGTTGGGGCGTGGCGGGCTTTCCTACCCTGCCACAGCtccgccttcctcctcctcctccaccgtcAGCTCCCCTGTGACCCCCGCCTCTGTGCTCAGCCTGGGGCCCGCCAGAGACTGGGACagggacctggagagagagagggacatccagaggaaacaggagagagagagggagcgagagaggcccAAACaccatcccttccttcctctcacccCCGAAGAAGACATGGAGGTGTCCCACTTCAGCATGGTGCCAATTGGGGCAACCATACCAAGCGCCAAGGTCATGGGGGTGTCCCAGCACCGACCCATCCTCTCCAAGCCCCCCCCAGGCTACCTCAGCCCCCACCTCTCTGTGGTGCGAGGCATCGGGACTCCCCTGGGCCCCCACCTGGCCCTCAAcccgcacccccctccctccccagtgctTCTAGGCCTGGATTCTGCCACGGTGGGAATGGGGGTCATCTCtaccccccagctcccccctctcccccctatttcctcctcctcctcctcctcctcctccagaccctcccaggAGAAGACTCCCTCGGCCTCcggcgggggggcggggtcgGGGTCGTCTTCGCGCTCCCGGACACCTCTGACGGCCGCCCAGCAGAAGTACAAGAAGGGCGACGTTGTGTGCACGCCCACGGGCATCCGCAAGAAGTTCAACGGCAAACAGTGGAGGCGCCTGTGCTCCCGCGAGGGCTGCTCCAAGGAGTCCCAGCGCCGGGGCTACTGCTCCAGACACCTCTCCATGAGGACCAAGGAGATGGAGGCCAGCGGAGGGGGGGTCCGCGACCGCGGCGGGGCCAGCAGCACCggcaccctcaccccctcagacCTGCGGCTCGGAGGGGGCAGGACCAGCTCCGAGTTTGACTGGGACGAGACGTCGAGGGACAGCAGCGAGGCCAGCAGCAGGGGTGGAGACTCCAGGCCCCGcctcgtcctcccctccctcctgccccaggaCCTGTCTCGCTTCGACTTTGACGAGTGCGAGGCGGCGACCATGTTGGTTTCCCTGGGAAGCTCTCGCTCCGggacccccttctcccccatatCCAACCAGTCGCcattctcccccaccccctcgccctccccttcccctctctttggCTTCCGCCCTGCCACCTTCAGCCCCATCGCTGCTCCGCCCTCCCTTACCCCGAGGCGTCACCGCCACCTCAGCGGCACCAAGATGGGCACCCCCGGCTCGGACCGCGAGCGTCACCTGTCGGGCATCGTGCCCACCTTCCAGACCAACCTTACCTTCACAGTGCCCATGAGCCCCAGCAAGCGCAAGCTGGAcgctccccctccgcccctgcCCGTGTCCCAGGACTACGCCAAGCCAGACCAGCTGGGGGCGCTGGTGGGCAGCGAGGCCTTCCAcgtcctctccccccagagccagcccaccaccccttcctccctctccttcccccgtcCCCGCAGTGCCACCagccgccccccctcctccgccgcctccaccccccctcccatgcTGGTGTCCCCCACTCCGCCCTCGCCCCTCCCACAGGAGCCCAGCCCCCGTCGCCTCGTGCCCCTCCGGGACTCCCCCGTCATCGTCAGGAACCCGGACGTCCCCCTGGCTAAGTTCTCCGACGGCCCCCTGGCGAGGAGGGAGCGACGGAGCCGCGAGCTGAGCCAGCCCCCCCACCTGTCCTCCGGCCTTCAGGCGCCCGTCCCCATCAACGGCGCCGCCACCAACGGCGCCGTGCTCCTCCGAAACCCCACCTCCACGCTGGTCCTCGTCACCTCCTCCCAGTCACTCACGCCTGCGACCTCCCACTCCAGCCCCGCCTCCAGCGGCTCCATGGCAGGCTCCGCCCTCTCCGGCAccgggggcagggagagagacaggaagtcagggggGCACCAAGATGGCATTGGGGGGGTGCTTCCCCAGCCGGTGGCatgccacccctcccccacggcTCTGCTGCCCCTCATCCTGCCCGCTGAGTCACCTCATCCCGCCCCTCGCAAGGACATCATCATGGGACGCCCGGGCACAG TTTGGACCAATGTGGAGCCCCGGTCAGTCCCTGTGTTCCCCTGGCATTCATTGGTTCCTTTCCTGGAGCCCAGCCAATCGGCTGCTTCTGCCCACCCTGCTGATAGCCAAGAGCTTGTCAATCAAAGCAAAG AGCCTCGTTGTGCCGTGGCCCTGGTGGGTGATGGGCAGGCGGCTCCACCAGACACAGAGCGGGGATCTCCCTCATGCCCGCCTCCCGCAAGCGACAGCCAACCAGCAGAGAGGGGCATAGCTGAcagcgagacagagagtgacGCAGATGACCC GTTCTTCCCAAGTGTGTCAGAACCTCCGTCCTCTACTGGTCCTATGAAGCGCAGAACACAGTCCTTGAGTGCGCTGCCCAAAGACGGAGACAGGAAG aGGGAAAAGGACCACATTCGGCGGCCAATGAACGCGTTCATGATCTTCAGCAAGCGCCACCGCGCTCTGGTCCACCAGCGGCACCCCAACCAGGACAACCGCACGGTCAGCAAGATCCTGGGGGAGTGGTGGTACGCCCTGGGGCCCAACGAGAAGCAGAAGTACCACGACCTGGCCTTCCAG GTGAAGGAGGCCCATTTCAGGGCTCACCCAGACTGGAAGTGGTGTAACAAGGACAGGAGGAAGTCTCTGTCTGAGGGGCGGGGCACCCCGGGGGCCAAGGAGGCCCGCGAGAGGAGCATGTCTGAaagcacag agccCCCTCCTGTATCCCAGGCGTCAGAGGGAAAGGCCGTGGCCTcaggctgggccggtggtggggCTGAGCGGCGAGTGGGCGGCCTCTACGGAGGCCAGGTGCCACGCCCCCGAGCTTTCTCCCAGAGCGCAGTTCACaacctggagagacaggagccAGAGACAGGCCTGGAGAAG ttgTGTCAGGAAGGGACAGGGTCATTCCATAgccgtctccctcccctctctctgttgcaGCGCAGGACTAGCGAGGACGTAACCAGCGACGAGGAGCGCATGGTCATCTGTGAAGAAGAAGgggatgatgatgtcatgg agGATTCCATAGACCTGAAGTGCAAGGAGAGAGTGACTGACAGTGAGGAGGATGAGCCTGATGGACAG gGTGGCAGCCAGACAGgggtccactcctccctccccttctccgcCTCCACCCAGGAGAGCGCTGCGGGGGGCAGCACAGACAGCtctgagaagaagaggaagaaagggatggagggaggggaggaagggaggggaggatctAAAAGAGGAGTCGAGccggcgggaggaggaggaaaagtagGAGGGGGGCAGACTGACTCCTCCTCTGGGTCAGTCCTGAACacgctgcccccccctcctctgggacATGGTATCAACCAGGTGCTGGGTGCTGTCTCCATGGCCCCCACCATTGTGACCAATGTGGTACGACCCATAACCAGCACGCCCATCCCAATCGTCAGCAAGCCAATGGAAGGACCCGTGGCTCTCAGCGCACTCCCCCAAGAGAAAGCCACACTTCTtattggaggagcaggaggcgggACAATCACAGCAGGGGGTGGGTAcctgtcctcatcctcccccaatTCGGTCAGTGTAGGCGGGGTTGGGCCCGGGGGATTGGTCACCAGCCTTGTACTGGGAGGATCTTTCCCTGCCCAGCCAGCCATTCAGCTGATAACCCCTCCCCACCCGCTCTCCTGCACTGCTCCTAGCCTCTCCCACTCCAccttgcccctccccctgctacaGCCACAGTTCCTCCCCGCCTCCTCGCTCACGCCCCCCGGCGCCAAACAGCCAGTCACACAGCTCCAGTACATCTTGCCCACCCTCTCCGCCAGCAGCAACCCCaagagcccctccccccagctacCCCAGCAGCCAACCAGCATCCTCGCCTTGCCCTTCTCCCCGCCCACCCATGTGTCCCTGGCCAATGGAGTGCACTCGggggcagtggcagcagtgggAGGGGTCAGCCCCGCAGCAAGAG TCCAAGCACAGTCTCCAGTCTTGCAGAGCAAGATGCTGGTTCCCATGGCAACAGTGAGAACAGGTTCTACTCCTCCTCAACCTATTTCCCTGGTggccccgccccttcctgtGCAGAATGGCATCCAGACAGGAAACAAG ATAATCCAGATAGCTCCCATGCCAGTGGTCCAGACCAACGTCCATCCCACTGGAGCAGTGCACACTGGGAACCCATTccctgtttccatggcaacggCGCTGATGGCGCCGGGCTCCGCCCCGCCTCAGACAGTGCTGCTGAGCTCGCCCGCGACGAG gATCACCTATGTTCAGTCCCCCCCTGGGGTGGTCTCCACGGCAACCGTCCAAGCCCCCCCTCCAGAGCCCGCCTACCTGCCATCTCCCCTGGCAACGCTGGGCTTCACTGCCATCGCCCCAGCAGGCCATACACTGGTTCAGCCAATCGTAGCAGGCCAGCCTCCCATgctagccccagcccctccccggTCAGCCAACGGCAGCTGTCCGTCACAACCTCCCGGCTCCGCCTCCATGGGTCCAGGAGCCAATCACCAGTTTCTCACTGCCATTTACCCCTCCCCGAACGTCACTCTGGCGACTGGAGTAGTTTCTATGGCGACGGCGCCGGTGGTAGCCACAGCCGCCGCTCTGGCTGGTGTGCCGGGGGCGCTGGCACAGCCCGCTAGCGTGTGTCTGCAAGGGCTGatgccacacacactcctgggggAAGCAGAGCCTGGGCAGGAcgacacaggagagaggcagagagggaaggagagggagataaagagggagaacCTGGCCGACTGTACCACTGACGTGGAGGCGACAG CAGGtgtaaaggaggagagaggagccccTCGACGCATCAAAGAGGAGAACACCAGCGAGGACTACGACTCCCCCCGCGAGAAGCAGCAGACCAGGGgcgactgggagagagagggcggctgggagagggaggtgaagaaggagagtGAAGAGGGCAGCTGGGAGGCCGGGAGGCCCAGGGAGAGGGACGAGCGCAGCACACCGGACGGGGACAGCAGAGGAGGCAACAGCAAGGAG acTGGACCCAGggactccctccctcgctcccctctgccccctccctcaggATTGGACACTCCTCTGCCGCCACCTCCCTGTGACCGAGACCCTGCCCCCTCTGCCAAGAGGATCAAGTTCCGCCCACCGCCACTCAAGAGGACCCCTGACTCAGTTGACAA GGTGCTCTCGGGGTCCTACTTTGAGGAGCGCTTTGCCGAGCTGCCCGAGTTCAAGCCCGAGGAGGTGCTGCCCTCCCCCACGCTGCAGAGCCTGGCCACCTCACCCCGCGTCATCCTGGGCAGCTACCGCCGCAAGAGGAAGAACTCCACcg ACCTGGACTCGTCAGCAGAGGACCCAGGCTCCCCCCGGAGGAAGACACGCCGTCTGTCCAGCTGCAGCTCCGAGCCCAGCACTCCCAAAAGCGCCACCACCAAGTGTGAGGGGGAGATCTTCACCTTCGACAGAGCCG gagcaGAAACCGAGGACGTTCTGGGGGAGTTGGACCGGgtccccttctcttccctgaGGAGAACCCTGGACCAGCGCCGCGCTCTGGTCATGCAGCTGTTCCACGAGCACGGCTTCTTCCCCTCAG ctcAGGCCACAGCAGCCTTCCAGGCCCGCTACTCAGACACCTTCCCCACCAAGGTGTGTCTGCAGCTCAAGATCCGCGAGGTCCGGCAGAAAATAATGCAGACGGCCACACCCGGGACCGCCGACCTCGGGGGACCCACCGGGGTTGCAGCAACCGGCAACGACCCTGCCTCCGCTGGTGCACTGGGCTCAGCCAATCCTCAGGCCCGAGAGGACATCGGGGCGGAGCCAGGGGAGAGACGTCGGAGCCCCGAGGAACCCAGGAGCGAGGCGTAG